The Horticoccus luteus DNA window CACCCCGCCACCCGCTTGCTGCGCTCCCGAGTCGCCCGCCGCCGGGCGGGCTTCGTGGCGCTCGGGGTGTATGGCGCCGGCGTTTTCGCCTCCATCGTCGCCACGGCGTTCAGCGGCTGCGCGCCCAAATCGCCCGCGCCATCGCCGCCCGCCGTGGCCGCCGCGGCGCACGGACTCCGCGCGCAAGATTGCCGCGCCTGTCACGAGGATATTTATCGCGCCTGGTCCAACTCGCATCACGCCCTGGCCAACCGCTCCGTCACCGCCGCGCTCGATCGCGCCGCCTTCGACCCGCCGGCCGAAATCGCGCTCGGCAACGCCCACGACTCTCTGGCGTGGGCTGACCACGGCGCCGTGATCCGCGAACGCTATGGCGACGCCCCTGCGCGCGAATACCGCCCGGACATGGTCCTCGGCGTCGCTCCGCTTCGCCAATACATCGTCCCGCTCGCACGCGGTTTCTGGCAGACCTTCGAACAAGCCTACGATCCCGCGAAAAAGGAATGGTTCAACGTGTTCGGCGCCGAAAACCGGCAGCCCGGCGAATGGGGCCACTGGACCGGCCGCGGCATGAATTGGAATTCCCGTTGCGCGCACTGCCACATGACCGGTCTGCGCAAAAACTACGACATCGCCACCGATACCTACGCCACCACGTGGAGCGAACAGGGCGTCTCCTGCGTGCAATGCCACGGCGCCATGGCCGGCCACGCCGCCACTCCACGCGCTCGCTCCGATTCACCTCATCACGACGCGCGCACGATGATGGAAACGTGCGCCGCCTGCCACAGTCGCAACGAACTTCTCATCGGCAACCTCACGCCCGGCGAACGCTTCGCCGACCACCATCGCCTCGTCCTCCCGGTCGCCCCGGGCGTTTATTATCCCGACGGCCAGACGCAGGACGAAGATTTCGAATACGGCTCCTTCGTGCGCAGCAAGATGCACCACGCCGGAGTCACGTGCCTCGATTGTCACGATCCCCACACCGGTCAGACCCGGCTCCCCGCCGCCACCAACGCGCTCTGCCTCCAATGCCATGCCAGCGGCGGTCGTCCCGGCCTCCAGCCCACCGCGCCAATCATCGATCCCGTCGCCCATTCGCATCACGCCACGGGCAGCCCGGGCAACCTGTGCGTCGAGTGCCACATGCCGCACACGAACTACATGCAGCGCCACGCCCGCCGCGATCATGGTTTCCTTTCGCCCGACCCGCTGCTCACGAAAGAGCTCGGCATCCCCAACGCGTGCAACCGTTGCCACACGGATCGCTCCACCGACTGGGCCATCGCCGCGGCGGATCGTTGGTATGGCGCCAAACTTGATCGCCGCCAGCGGGACCGCGCCCGCGCCGTCGCCGCCGCGCAACAAGGCGACGCCAACGCCGCCGCGCCCTTGCTCGCGCTCCTCGCGGACGAGCCCATCCCCTCGTGGCGCGCCACCCTTCTGCTGCTCGCGGGCAACGTCGCCCCGCACGCACCGGCTGTCCTGGCGGCCGCGCACACTGCATTGACCGACGACGATCCGGACGTGCGTTCCGCCGCCGTGCAGGTCTCGTCCGCCGACGACACCGCCCGCCGCATGTTGCAACCGCAGTTGCACGATCCGGTCCGTCTCGTGCGGCTCGATGCGGAAGAAGCGCTCTCGCCCGAGCTCGCGCCCGACTCGCCCGAGCGTCGCGAACTCGATGCCTATCTCGCGCTGAGCCTTGATCAACCCGCCGGACAGGCGCGCGTCGGGCAGGATCTTCTCCGCCGCGGCCTCAAGGCCGACGGTCTCGCGCACCTGCAACGCGCCGTCGAATGGGATGCCTTTTCGCCCGCGCTTCGCCGCACGCTCGCGCTCGCCCTGGCCGACGCCGGTGACAACGCCGCGGCCGCCGCGCAATTCGATCGCGCCGCCGCGCTCGCCCCCGCCGATGCCACCCTCGCCTTCCAAGCCGGCCTCGCGCACGCCGCCGCCTCGGAATGGACCGCGACGGAGGCGTCGTTCCGTGAAGCCGTTCGCCGCGATCCCAAGTTCGATCGCGCCTGGTATAACCTCGGCTTGCTCCTCGCGCAGACGAACCGCCTGCCCGCGGCCTCGCAGGCGCTCGTGACCGCGACCGAGTTGGTGCCCGCGTCCGCCGAATACCACTACGCGCTGGCGACGGTGCTCTGGCAACTCCACGACCGCGAAGCCGCGCGGGCGGAGGCGGAAACGACCCTCACGCTGCAACCCGGCCACTCCGCGGCCGCCGCCCTGCTGCGCGCCCTCGGCGCTTCGCGTTAGCCCGCCGCGGGCGCCGTCACCGTCACTTCTTCACGGGCGCAAATTCGATCGGGATCAGCACGTCGAGTTCGACGAATTGACCGTCTTTGATCGCCGGAGCAAACAGCCAGCCCCGGAGCGCCTCCGCGGCCGCCTGTCCAAATTCCGGAGCACTCGCCTCCTGCACTTTCGCGTCCGTAACCACGCCTTCCCGGTCGACATGGCACAACACTTTGGCGGAGCCGGCCTCGCCCGAAGCGCGCAGCGATGCAGGATAGATGGGCGCTTCCGCGTAAACCGGGACCAGATCGCGCGCTGGCGTGCGCTTCAACGTGAAGGCATCGCGCGTTTCCTTGGCCTTCTTGATCGCGTCAGGTGTCATGGTCGAATTGATCACCTCGAACGCCCCCGCGAAAAAATGCACGTCCGGGCGGAGCTTCGATTTCTTCGCGTTCTTTCCCGCCACCTGAATCGCGAATGCGCCCGGCTTCGTCGGACTGAGGTTGTCCGGCAACGCCGCCACGCGGACGTATTTCGTCGTCCCATCCGTCTCCTTCACCTCGACCGCCACGAAGCTGCGGGGAATCGCCCGGTCAGGCACGACCGTCCCCGTGATCAGCAACTGCCCTTCTTCCGCCGCTGCTTGGATCTTGTAGGGCTTCACCGTGAAAAACGCGTCGTGAAACGTGCTGGCGGGCCTGGTCATGAGCTTCGCCTTCGCGACCGCCGCCCGCGCCTTGCCGCCTTTCACTGCGACAATCGGCGTGTCATCCTGCTTCACGGCGACCACCGGGTTCGTCGCGAAACCTTCCTTCGCCACGACGATCTCCTGCGCCCGGCCGGCGTGGAGAGTAAGGAGAGAAAAGGAAAGGAGGAGCAGACGTTTCATGGGGAAAGGGTTGAAGGTTATTAACGCGCTTCGGCGGTTACCACATCTTCGTTGTAAACTTTACCGTCGGTTCCGTAATGACGAAAAACAGCGCGCGGCTGGCCGTCCACGCGTTCGATGGTGACGTGCAGGAAGCCGCCTTTAATGCGCAAAAAGCGATGCATCGGCGTGCGGTCCGCGAGGCTGTAGCCGCCTGCATGCGCGTCCGACGTAGGGCCGGTCGAATACTCGCGCAGCCCAGTCGCCGGATCCGCCGAGACGTATTGCCAGTGCCGGTCCCCCGCGATCACGACCATGTTCTTCTGCGCGGCGAGAAACGCCCGTAACTCCGCGCCTTCGTGCGCGAAGGCCGCATTGGCGTGATTGTCGCCCTTCGCTTCGCGGTCCGGTCCCACGACCGGCGTCGGCGCAATCAGGATGCGAAACGTGGCATCCGACTCCTGCACGGTCCGGAAAAACCACGCTTTCTGTTCCGGCCCCCAAATTGTTTTGTCCGGACCATCAGGCGCCGTATTCGGCGACCGAAACTCCCGGCCCTCCATCATCCACACTTGCAGATCCTTGCCCCACCGGGCGGTCCGGTAGGTCTTTTCGCCCATGGGCACTTCCTCGCGGAAAATTCTCACTCCGTCCGCAAACGTCAGTTCGCCGTAGGTCTGCCCCGGCCACGCGTCGTCCTTCAACGTGTCATGGTCATCCTTCATGAAGTAGCTCGGCACGTGGAGATGAAACGCGCGGATATACGGCATCGCATACATGCGGTCCCACTTGAATCGCGCCAACGCCGGCGTCGTCGCCAGCGGCGTCGGCTTGTCGTAATACTCACAGTCGCCCGTGTGCACGAAAAAGTTCGGGTGCAACTCCGCCATCAACCGGTAGGTCTTGTGCCCGTTGAGTGGATCATCGCGCCGCGCGTAATCTTGTCCCGTCACCACGGTGAACGTCACCGGCTCAACCGCCTCTTTCGCGGGCGCCGTGCGAAAACTGCCTTCCTGCGCGCAGGTCGGGCCCGCCGCGGATGCCCGCCCTTCGGCCCGAAACCGATACCGGCAGTTTGCGCGCAAGCCATGCAGCGCGAATTGGTGGGAGAAGTCCCGATCGGCACTGATGGCCGCCCAGGCCAGAGCGGTCTCCGCCTTGTCGCCCTCCGCCCAATAGACGATTCGCACTTCCCCTTCGGCGCCGGGCACTGCTCCGTCCATCTCCGCGAGCGCGTGGCCCGCGAGTTGCAGGTTTTCAGGAATCGGCGCGCTGATCCGCAACGCCCGCTCTTCATACGTTTCGTTTTTCGGAGGCGCGTTGTCCTTCTCGATCTCGGCACGCGTACGAAATGCCACGCCGTTCATCACCCGTTCCGCGTTGCGCGTCAGCCGCGTCCAGATGATCGCGGAATCCGTGGACACTTCGCCAATTTTCAAACCGTCTGCCATGAACACCGCCGCTGTCGCCGGCTCGCTGGTCGGTGCCTTGACTGGGTCCGCCTCGCCTTCCGCCGCTGTTCTCGCCGTCAATGCGCACAGCGCACTTGCGGCCAGCGCGATGCGCCAAAAATGACGCATCCCCCTCACGGGTGAGGTCGGGTTCCGGATGGCTCGTGACGGTGTTGGATGGCTCTGCATGCGTGTCCTCTCGGGTGAATTTAATCTGTCACGGTCAGCGGCGCCGCGGGCTGCGTTTTCGTCGTTTCGGGCGCGAACCGCCAGCTCTTGTCCTCCACCCACGCACTGTGATCGAAATTGCCGATCCACTCGCGTTCATGCGCGCGGCGGAAGCGGATCAACGCCGCCACCGCCTCGCGGCCGCGATCCGGCGTCGACTCTGGATCGGAGAGCGTCAGCAACCGCGCCGCCTGCACGCTGAGCTGCGCCTGCGTCAATCCGTCGCGCAGGAACTGCACGCGTGCGACCGCCTCCCGGTCGCCTCGCGCCGCCTGCGCCGCCTCGTCCAGCAACGCCTCCGCCGGACCGAAGCACTCGTCGGGAAAAATCCGGTGCGGCACTTTCGCCCACGTGCGCCAGCGCATGGCTTCGCGATCTTCAAACGCGCTGAAGATCAGCGGACGGTTGTCCATCGTGTAACGCTCCCAGTAATCGAAATACGCCTGCACCTGCCGGGCCGCCGGACCAAAGCCGCCGTAGTATTCTGCGAGCAGTTCATCGACTGGAGCGTCCGGCTCCGTGTGCAGACGCATCAACAGGTAGAGGGTCGGCCCTTGCACCGCCCACTGGCCCGTGAGCGAATCGAAGTCCGTGGCAACGCAACCATGGCGCACGGCGTGCTGAAAATCATCGGCGAACTGATGCGCGAAAATGAAGGGCATGTCGTAGCCGTCGAGAAAGTAGTCGGGGCGGAAAAACAGCCGCGCGCCCGTGCGGCTCCAGCCGTCCCATTGCGCCTTATACCAGGCATGCTCATCGTCGAATCGCGGATACCACCCCGCCGACGGACTGAAAGCGATCAGGATGTGCGAATTGAGCTGTACGCCCGACGTCGGCGGCTGGAAATAATTGAAATACGCATAGCCGATCGCGGTGACGTCCGGATTTTCCTTTGCCGCGAGCTGCTGCACCGCCAGCACGAAACGCGCATAGCGGTCCGTCACAAAACGCGCCCCGTGCATTTTGAATTTCGGCAGGTAATACTTGTCCTTGTCCGGCGGCGGCGGCCCGTCCCAGGCCCGGCAGGCGTCGCATTCGCACAGGCCGAGAATATCGTTGTCCACTGCGTTGATGAAGCTCGGCAGGGTCCCCGCCGCCGCTCCGCCGCGCTTCTTCCACTGGGCGACAATTTCGCGGTGCAGACCGGGGTTCGAGACGCACATCGAGAAACGCGCCCCCGGCGTCGCCGGTCCGCGTTTGCCATTCACCAATTGAAACCACTCGGGATGCGTGGCGCCGTATTTTTGCCACCACGTCTTGAACTCATCGTGGCCGTAACTGATCCGATAGCTGCGCCCCAGCCGGTGCCGGCGGAGAAAAACCTGCTGTTCCTGCGCGTAAGCCTGCGTCGCCGCCGGCGTGAATCCGAGCTCGGGGTGGTCGAGATCCTTCGCGAAGTTGAGTCCCGGCCGCACGTGACGCTGAAAGAATCGCGGCGCCATGGTCACATCCATCCGACCAAACTCGATCCGCTCGGCGCGCGGCACATACGTGCCAAGTTCGCCCGGCCACAGCCAGCGCACGCCTTGGGTGCGCTCCAGCCATTCATAAACACCAAACAGCGTGCCGGCCGATGTGCTCAAATCGAGCGGATCACCCGGCGCATCGCGGCCCGCGATGATCAAACCCGCCGCCGTGCTGCGCACCGTGAAAGTTTCCACCGCCAGTTTCCGACCTTCGATCGCCGCCGCTCGCGCCGCCGCCGTATCTCCCAGAAAAATCAGCCTCGCGGCGAGTCCGCGCGCTTGCGCTTCATCCACCACCGGCGGCCGGTGGCCGGTCGCTTTTTCCAGGTGATAGGCGAGCTCCTGCGCTGCGTAACGCACCGCTTCCGGACATCCAGCAGCAGTGACGATCGTCACCGCTGCGGCGGGTGCTGCCTCCGGGCGGTCATCCATCCGCGCAAGAGCCATCGCGGCTTCTCCCGAACCGCCGCGCGCGGCGCCGACGATAGCCAGGAGCGCGAGCGCGGACAGAACCTTCATCAGCGGTGCGCGCATCACGGATTTTCCCACGGATCCCTGGTCCGCCGCTGAAAGGCCGTGAGTTCAGCCATGAGCTGCTGCTTCACGGCCGCGTGACCGGGATCGTCGGTGAGGTTGTTCACCTCGTCCGGATCCTGCTCCAGATCGTAAAGCTCGTATTCGGGCCGATGCAGAAACGCGGCGACCGTGCGTTGGCCAAACATCCGCCGCTCGCTCTCGGCGCTCGGCAGCCACGTGGGCGTTTTCTCCTCCGTGTCCGGCCCACGCACCTGTTTCGGCGCCAGCACCGCGCTGATCCACGTCGACGACTCGACCAGATCCCGCGCGAGCGGAAACGTGAGCTCATGCGCGAGGTTGTGAATCAATTTGTAGCGCGGCGTCCGGATGACGCGCATCGGGTAATACATCGTGATTTGATGAAACGTGTGCGAAGCAAAGACCCGGTCCCATCCCGCCAATGCGCCACCATCCAAGCCCGCGCGAAACGATCGGCCGTCGAACTGCTTCTCGTCGTAGGCCACGCCCGCGACGTCCAGCACCGTCGGCGTCAGGTCCGCCCACGAGACCATCGCCGACTGCAGCGCTCCCGGGTGTTGTCGGCCCGGTGCCCGCACCAGCAACGGCAGGCGCATCCCGGGTTCGTAGAGCGTCGTCTTCGAGCCAGGAAACGCCGGCCCGTTGTCCGAAAGGTACAGAATCAACGTGTTCTCGTACTTCCCCGCGGCCTTCAGCACGCCGATCAGTTTGCCGACGCCCTGGTCCAGGCGCGCAATCGACTGGTAATACTGGGCCAGTTCAAGGCGCGTGGCTTCGTTGTCGGGCAAATACGACGGCACGACCACGTCCTCCGGACGAAACGCGACGGGCGTCACGCCCGGATAACCCTGCGGCCGATTGCCGAAGCTGTTGGGATTCGGATACGTCTTGAAAGTCGGCTTCCCGTCCGGACGAAACGCGTTCGAGCGATGCGGATCGTCGGTCGCGTAATAGAGAAAGAACGGCCGGTCGTCCTTCGCCTCGATCACGCCGCGCGACATTTCCGCCATCTCCACCGGGCTGCGCCCGATCGTCTTCGGATCGTTCGCGTGCCCTTCCGAGAGCACGGTTTGAAACGCGAACACCTTCTCTGGCGCGATGTGATACTTCCCGATGCGCGCCGTGCGGTAACCGGCTTCCGCCAGGATCACCGACAAACTGCGGACACTGTCGAAGCTCTGAAAGTGATGCTCGTCGTGCTGCAAGCCATACATGCCGTTATGGTGACTCTGCAGCCCGCTGAGAATCGTCGCGCGCGACGGACTGCAACTGGCCGTCGTGCAAAACGCCGCGGTGAAGCGCGTGCCGTCCGCCGCGAGTGCGTCGAGATTCGGCGTGCGCACCACCGGATTGCCGTAGCATCCCAGCCCATCGGTGCCGTGATCGTCCGCCACGATCATCACGATGTTCGGGCGAGCGGGCGCCGCGGCCGTCGCCGCGGGTTCCGCCGCCGCACCGCAGCCTGCCAGCAGCGCCGCTCCGAGCACCGCCCCCCGCCACCCTAGGGCGACGGCCGGTCTATTTTGCGGTCGCGGCAATATACGCGCTGAGTTGTTCGACATGATGGTTGAAGACATTGCTGCCAATGTAGCGGAAGCCCTTCTTGAAATTCGGCTGGCCCACCAATTTTGAGCCGTCGTGCGTCGTGATCCAGCGCCCCTGGTCGTCGAGCGCCGCGATGATCCGTTGCACGTCCGGCGCCAACTCCTCCGCCGTCGCTTCCTGGCCGGCTACGCGGGCGACCGCGATCAGTTTGCCCGCTTCCGTGAACGTCTGGCCGTCGACCACTTTGGCGGCGCCCGGTTGATCGATGGCCGCAAACTCCGCTGCGAGTTCATTGATGCTCGACGGTTGTTTCCACCCGTAGTGCTTTGGCAGGTCTTTGTCGCTGTAGGTCAGGTCGTAGTAGCCGGGAGCGTTCGACGAGCCGCTCACGCCCGGTTTGCGGTTCATGTAGAGCGGCCGGTTGGTCTCGAGTTCGCGGTAGCGCGGCATGCGGCCGTCCGGCAGGAGGCACGTTTGCAGATAGGCAATCGCGCGCGGCAACGGCGCCAGATACTTCCGGTCCCCGGTGACCCGATAGATCTTCATCAAGGTCTTCACGGCGTCTTCCGACTCCAGGCCGCATACGGCCGGGGGCTCAAACTTCCGCGCCCACGTGGGCTCCATGTTGAAATTGTATTGCTGGCACCACGCCGGTTGCGGCTCGGGCATTTGCGCCAAAATCAAAAAGTCTCCCAACCGCGCGAGCGCCTGCTTGTAGCGCTCGTCGTGGTAGGTCTCGTAGGCAAGCAGCAGCGCATCCGAGACCGTGCCCACCAAGCCGTCGTTCAACGTGTAGTAGGTGTGATACGCCTCGTGCGGCCAAAGGCGCGGCCACTCCTTCGGGTAGTGCGCCTTGATGATGGGCTTGTTCGGCGCCGGCTCCTTCCAACCTTGCGGAAATCCACCGTTGGGAAACTGCGCCTGCAACAGGCTGTTCAACGCGAACAGGGTCACCTCGTGGATCTTCTCGTTCTTGAAGTCCAGCGCCTGGTCCAGCCGCACCATGAATTGGATCGCGGCCTGCGTTTGATCGTCGTCGAGCGACGAGTAGTTCATCCCATGGCCCCGGCCGTTCCGATAGTCGCCGCTGCGGTCGCCCTTCGGGTTGAAGTCGATCGTTTGCCGCCATCCGCCCGACTTCAACTGACCATAGACCAATGCCTGGCCAGTCTCCGTCGCCGCCTCCAGATAGAACGGGTCGTGCGTCGCGGCGTAAGCCTCCAAGTAGGCGCGCCCGACCGCCGGAGTGCCCGGCGGCTCCACCCAAACCTGATCACGCGTGCCCACGCCTTCACCCCAGCGCTCGCTCAAGTCCGGGGTGTAGAAATACGCGTAGCCGCCGTGCGAGGCGACTTGCGTGCGATAGAACGTCGCCGCGCGCTTGAGCGCCGCCGTCGCTTCGCTGCGCAAATCCCGCGGCGCCTCGGCCGCCGACAAGGCGGCCGGCAACACCGCGGCCAGACCCATTCCCACTAACGCCGCTGCTCGCCACCGGCGCGCGGTCGGCACGCTGTCGTGCGCTTCTTTTCCGTCATTCGTTTCGTGTTTCATCATAAAAGTCATCAGTTCGATTGGTTGCTCTTCGCGGCCGGCCACACCCAACTCGCATCCTCGATCCACGCGGAGTGATTGAAGTTGCCGATCCATTCGCGCTCGTGCGCGTGGCGAAACGCCGCCAGCTCGGCCAATGCCGCAGCGCCGCGTTCCGGCGTCGCGTGCGGATCCGCGAGCGTGAGCAATCCCGCCACCCGTGAGCAAAGTTTCGCCTGCACCAGCCCCAGCCTTAAAAATTCCACGCGCTGCGCCGCTTCCGCGTCGTCCTTCACTGCCGCCGCGGCCGCCGCGAGCAATCTTTCCGCCGGCGTGAAGGAGGCCGCGGGAAATACCTCGTGCGCCACCTTCGCCCACGAGCGCCAACGCGAAGCCTTCATGTCGTCGAACACGGCACTCGTGTGCTCGCGCTGCGTCACCACATACGCTTCCCAATAGTTGAAATAAGCCCGCACCTCCGCCGCCGCCGCGCCAAACGCCCCGTAATACTCCTCCAGCAGGCGGTCCGCATCTTCGTCCGGTCGGGTCTGCAGCCGCATCAGCAAGTAGATGTTCGGCCCCTGCGTGCTCCACTGTCCCGTGAGGGCATCGTAGTCCGTCGCGACCATTCCTGTGCTCACCTGGAACTTGAATTCGTCGGCGAACTGATGCGCATACACGTAAGGCATGTTATACCCGTCGAGACAGTAGTTGCCGCGCGAAAACAGCTTCGCGCCCGTGCGCGCCCAGCCCTGCCATTGACGGCGAAACCATTCGTTCTCCTCCGGCGAGCGCGGATACCAGCCGGACGACGGATACGATCCGACCAGAATATGGTCGTTCAACGTGATCGCCGCGGACGGAAAATAATAATAATTGAAGTAGTTATAGACGACGAGTGTGACGTCCGGGTCGGTCTTGCGCGCCTCCGCCTGCACCGCCAGCCAGAACTTCGCGTAGCGATCCGTCACGCAATGCGAACCCATCATTTTCGACGTGCGGGCGTAGTAATCGAGAAAGTCATCAGGCTGCGGTCCGTCGAGCGCTCGGCAATTATCGCACTCGCACAGGCCCATGATGCCGTTCTCGACGGCGTTGAGATAGTGCGACGCGGCGGAGCCATCCTTCGCTCTGCGCTCCCGCCACAATTCGACGATCTTGTGCTGAAACTCCGGATTCGAAACACACATGGAGTAACTCCGGCCCGGAGCCGTCGGCCCGCGCTTGCCGTTCACCAACTGAAACCACTCCGGGTGCTCGGCTCCGTATTTCTCCCACCAATCGGTGAAGGCATGCCGATAAGTCAGGTTCTTCGCGCGCCCCATCCGGTGCCGGCGCAGATACACGGCCTGCGCGTGCGCATAATCTTCCAACGCGCCGGGCGAAAAGCCCATCGTCGGGTGTTCGCTCTTGAACGTCAGGCCGCCACGCACTTGCCGTTGCACGAAGTGCGGCGCGCGGATCGCGTCGGGCACATCGGCAACCACGGTGGCATGAATCGGCACGAACGTGCCCAGTTCGCCCGGCCAGAGCCAGCGCACCTGCACGACCTCCTCCAGCCACTCGTAAACGCCAAACAAAGTGCCCGCCGCTACGCTCACATCGAGCGCCTCGCCGCCTTCGTCGGAGCCCGCGATCACAAACCCGTCGGCCACTGCGCGGAAGGCAAATGCTTCGCGCGCCAGTTGCTGCACGTCAATTCCCGCGCCGCGCGCCGCCTGCGTGTCGCCCACGTAGAGCCGTGCGCCTCCCGCCGGCATTTCCCGGCCTTCGCGGACCACGGTTAACGTGACACCTGTCGCGCGCCGGATATGATACACCAGCTCCTCGGCGGCGTAGCGGCTCACTTCATTCGGTTGCGCCGGGAGCACCACGAGTGCCGGCGGTTCTCCCGCTTTCACCACCGTCAGCGGCCGCCCAAAGGCCGCCCCGCACCACGCCAGCGCCACG harbors:
- a CDS encoding sulfatase family protein, whose product is MSSTIMSNNSARILPRPQNRPAVALGWRGAVLGAALLAGCGAAAEPAATAAAPARPNIVMIVADDHGTDGLGCYGNPVVRTPNLDALAADGTRFTAAFCTTASCSPSRATILSGLQSHHNGMYGLQHDEHHFQSFDSVRSLSVILAEAGYRTARIGKYHIAPEKVFAFQTVLSEGHANDPKTIGRSPVEMAEMSRGVIEAKDDRPFFLYYATDDPHRSNAFRPDGKPTFKTYPNPNSFGNRPQGYPGVTPVAFRPEDVVVPSYLPDNEATRLELAQYYQSIARLDQGVGKLIGVLKAAGKYENTLILYLSDNGPAFPGSKTTLYEPGMRLPLLVRAPGRQHPGALQSAMVSWADLTPTVLDVAGVAYDEKQFDGRSFRAGLDGGALAGWDRVFASHTFHQITMYYPMRVIRTPRYKLIHNLAHELTFPLARDLVESSTWISAVLAPKQVRGPDTEEKTPTWLPSAESERRMFGQRTVAAFLHRPEYELYDLEQDPDEVNNLTDDPGHAAVKQQLMAELTAFQRRTRDPWENP
- a CDS encoding energy transducer TonB — its product is MKRLLLLSFSLLTLHAGRAQEIVVAKEGFATNPVVAVKQDDTPIVAVKGGKARAAVAKAKLMTRPASTFHDAFFTVKPYKIQAAAEEGQLLITGTVVPDRAIPRSFVAVEVKETDGTTKYVRVAALPDNLSPTKPGAFAIQVAGKNAKKSKLRPDVHFFAGAFEVINSTMTPDAIKKAKETRDAFTLKRTPARDLVPVYAEAPIYPASLRASGEAGSAKVLCHVDREGVVTDAKVQEASAPEFGQAAAEALRGWLFAPAIKDGQFVELDVLIPIEFAPVKK
- a CDS encoding DUF4838 domain-containing protein — protein: MKVLSALALLAIVGAARGGSGEAAMALARMDDRPEAAPAAAVTIVTAAGCPEAVRYAAQELAYHLEKATGHRPPVVDEAQARGLAARLIFLGDTAAARAAAIEGRKLAVETFTVRSTAAGLIIAGRDAPGDPLDLSTSAGTLFGVYEWLERTQGVRWLWPGELGTYVPRAERIEFGRMDVTMAPRFFQRHVRPGLNFAKDLDHPELGFTPAATQAYAQEQQVFLRRHRLGRSYRISYGHDEFKTWWQKYGATHPEWFQLVNGKRGPATPGARFSMCVSNPGLHREIVAQWKKRGGAAAGTLPSFINAVDNDILGLCECDACRAWDGPPPPDKDKYYLPKFKMHGARFVTDRYARFVLAVQQLAAKENPDVTAIGYAYFNYFQPPTSGVQLNSHILIAFSPSAGWYPRFDDEHAWYKAQWDGWSRTGARLFFRPDYFLDGYDMPFIFAHQFADDFQHAVRHGCVATDFDSLTGQWAVQGPTLYLLMRLHTEPDAPVDELLAEYYGGFGPAARQVQAYFDYWERYTMDNRPLIFSAFEDREAMRWRTWAKVPHRIFPDECFGPAEALLDEAAQAARGDREAVARVQFLRDGLTQAQLSVQAARLLTLSDPESTPDRGREAVAALIRFRRAHEREWIGNFDHSAWVEDKSWRFAPETTKTQPAAPLTVTD
- a CDS encoding alkaline phosphatase D family protein; this translates as MSTDSAIIWTRLTRNAERVMNGVAFRTRAEIEKDNAPPKNETYEERALRISAPIPENLQLAGHALAEMDGAVPGAEGEVRIVYWAEGDKAETALAWAAISADRDFSHQFALHGLRANCRYRFRAEGRASAAGPTCAQEGSFRTAPAKEAVEPVTFTVVTGQDYARRDDPLNGHKTYRLMAELHPNFFVHTGDCEYYDKPTPLATTPALARFKWDRMYAMPYIRAFHLHVPSYFMKDDHDTLKDDAWPGQTYGELTFADGVRIFREEVPMGEKTYRTARWGKDLQVWMMEGREFRSPNTAPDGPDKTIWGPEQKAWFFRTVQESDATFRILIAPTPVVGPDREAKGDNHANAAFAHEGAELRAFLAAQKNMVVIAGDRHWQYVSADPATGLREYSTGPTSDAHAGGYSLADRTPMHRFLRIKGGFLHVTIERVDGQPRAVFRHYGTDGKVYNEDVVTAEAR
- a CDS encoding DUF4838 domain-containing protein, which translates into the protein MGLVALAWCGAAFGRPLTVVKAGEPPALVVLPAQPNEVSRYAAEELVYHIRRATGVTLTVVREGREMPAGGARLYVGDTQAARGAGIDVQQLAREAFAFRAVADGFVIAGSDEGGEALDVSVAAGTLFGVYEWLEEVVQVRWLWPGELGTFVPIHATVVADVPDAIRAPHFVQRQVRGGLTFKSEHPTMGFSPGALEDYAHAQAVYLRRHRMGRAKNLTYRHAFTDWWEKYGAEHPEWFQLVNGKRGPTAPGRSYSMCVSNPEFQHKIVELWRERRAKDGSAASHYLNAVENGIMGLCECDNCRALDGPQPDDFLDYYARTSKMMGSHCVTDRYAKFWLAVQAEARKTDPDVTLVVYNYFNYYYFPSAAITLNDHILVGSYPSSGWYPRSPEENEWFRRQWQGWARTGAKLFSRGNYCLDGYNMPYVYAHQFADEFKFQVSTGMVATDYDALTGQWSTQGPNIYLLMRLQTRPDEDADRLLEEYYGAFGAAAAEVRAYFNYWEAYVVTQREHTSAVFDDMKASRWRSWAKVAHEVFPAASFTPAERLLAAAAAAVKDDAEAAQRVEFLRLGLVQAKLCSRVAGLLTLADPHATPERGAAALAELAAFRHAHEREWIGNFNHSAWIEDASWVWPAAKSNQSN
- a CDS encoding multiheme c-type cytochrome translates to MLRSRVARRRAGFVALGVYGAGVFASIVATAFSGCAPKSPAPSPPAVAAAAHGLRAQDCRACHEDIYRAWSNSHHALANRSVTAALDRAAFDPPAEIALGNAHDSLAWADHGAVIRERYGDAPAREYRPDMVLGVAPLRQYIVPLARGFWQTFEQAYDPAKKEWFNVFGAENRQPGEWGHWTGRGMNWNSRCAHCHMTGLRKNYDIATDTYATTWSEQGVSCVQCHGAMAGHAATPRARSDSPHHDARTMMETCAACHSRNELLIGNLTPGERFADHHRLVLPVAPGVYYPDGQTQDEDFEYGSFVRSKMHHAGVTCLDCHDPHTGQTRLPAATNALCLQCHASGGRPGLQPTAPIIDPVAHSHHATGSPGNLCVECHMPHTNYMQRHARRDHGFLSPDPLLTKELGIPNACNRCHTDRSTDWAIAAADRWYGAKLDRRQRDRARAVAAAQQGDANAAAPLLALLADEPIPSWRATLLLLAGNVAPHAPAVLAAAHTALTDDDPDVRSAAVQVSSADDTARRMLQPQLHDPVRLVRLDAEEALSPELAPDSPERRELDAYLALSLDQPAGQARVGQDLLRRGLKADGLAHLQRAVEWDAFSPALRRTLALALADAGDNAAAAAQFDRAAALAPADATLAFQAGLAHAAASEWTATEASFREAVRRDPKFDRAWYNLGLLLAQTNRLPAASQALVTATELVPASAEYHYALATVLWQLHDREAARAEAETTLTLQPGHSAAAALLRALGASR
- a CDS encoding pectate lyase — encoded protein: MMKHETNDGKEAHDSVPTARRWRAAALVGMGLAAVLPAALSAAEAPRDLRSEATAALKRAATFYRTQVASHGGYAYFYTPDLSERWGEGVGTRDQVWVEPPGTPAVGRAYLEAYAATHDPFYLEAATETGQALVYGQLKSGGWRQTIDFNPKGDRSGDYRNGRGHGMNYSSLDDDQTQAAIQFMVRLDQALDFKNEKIHEVTLFALNSLLQAQFPNGGFPQGWKEPAPNKPIIKAHYPKEWPRLWPHEAYHTYYTLNDGLVGTVSDALLLAYETYHDERYKQALARLGDFLILAQMPEPQPAWCQQYNFNMEPTWARKFEPPAVCGLESEDAVKTLMKIYRVTGDRKYLAPLPRAIAYLQTCLLPDGRMPRYRELETNRPLYMNRKPGVSGSSNAPGYYDLTYSDKDLPKHYGWKQPSSINELAAEFAAIDQPGAAKVVDGQTFTEAGKLIAVARVAGQEATAEELAPDVQRIIAALDDQGRWITTHDGSKLVGQPNFKKGFRYIGSNVFNHHVEQLSAYIAATAK